The sequence GAAATAGAGAATACTCTAAAGACCTTTATAGAATAATAAAACAACTCTTTATTACTATTGTCTATAAATATAGATACTATTGATTCTGTAAATAGCATTACAAATGCAAAGGTGGCTAGAGATACTATAGTTATAGTTTTGAAACTCATCTTAAATAATTTCAATACCAATTTTTTATCGTCTTTACCGTAGTAATAGCTAGACAGCGGTTGCATGCCTTGAGTAATCCCTATCATTGTATTTAAAACTAATATATTTATATAGGATACTATACTATAGGCAATTACGCCATGTTCTCCTATATATGTGAGTATTGTGTGGTTAAATAGGAAAATAACAATACCTGATGATAACTCTGTAATGCAGTCAGGAAATCCTGTAAGTAGAATCCTTTTAAAAATAGAAAAATCGAATTTAAATTTTACAAAATTAAGTCTGGAATTTTTCTTTATAAAATGAACTATATAAAATATACTCCCTGCCAATTGAGATATGCCTGTGGCATATGCTGCTCCTGATATACCATATCCTAATCTTATAACAAATATATAGTCTAAAACTATATTCATGATAGCAGAGATGGATACCCCTATGATTGCAAAATGAGGGAAACCATCGGTTTTCACTATAACTTCTAAAGAATATGAGATAATAAAAAAACCATTGAATAAGACTATTATTTTCATATAATCCTTTATATAAGGAAAGGTAGCCTTTGTAGCACCTAAAAATAAAATCAACTTATCCAAATTCAAAATACTTATTATAAGTATACTTAAAGAAACTATAATTATAGTAACCATATGTTGAGTAAAAATCTTATTGGATTTATCAATATTATTTTTGCCTAAATATATGGCTATCAGGGTAGATGCTCCTGTAGATAATAATAAAGAAATGGCAAATATAAAACTGATAAATGGCATGGACATATTTATGGCAGCCAAAGCAGTTGGCCCTACTCCTCTACTTACAAATATACCATCAACTATTGTATATAATGAAAATATCCACATAGCTGATATAGATGGTAAAAGATATTTGATAAATTTTTTTCTAATATTTTTACTAGATTCTTTTTTTATTGTATTCATTTAGCAACACCTCTATAATAAGATTATAAACCTTAGTATTATACTAAGGTCAAGGATTATAGTTGGTAGTCGGTAGTATTTAGTAGAAATTCTATGAATTTCTTTTTATAATAATAAAAAAGCGTAAGGATTTTTACCATTAACTAAGAACTAAGAACTAAAACAGGAGGAATTTATGAAAGATTATTTCAAAATAGGAGAGATATCTAAGATATATGGGATAGGTAGGGATTCCTTAAGATATTATGAAAAGATAGGTATATTAAACCCTGATAGGGATACTAATGGATATAGGATGTATAGTATGCAGGATATATGGAAGCTTAATATAGTGAAAGACTTGAGGAGCTTAGATTTTCCTATGCACATTATAAAGGAATATTTAGACAATAGAAATCTATGTTCTACCAAAGGGCTATTAACTGAAGAAATAAAAATATTGGATAACAAGATAAAGGAATTGAACAATCTAAAAAACAATATTTATCAAAGATTAAAAAGGATTGAAATCACTATAAAAAGCAATAATTTTTATAATATTGAAATATTATTTTTCAAAGAACGAAGGGCATTTGAGCTAAATGGTGATATATCTAGAGATGAGGAGGTAGATTTCCTCATCAAAAAGCTTCAGAAAAAACATAAAGACAAATTCTATTTATTGGGAAATAATAGCATAGGGGCTAGAGTATCCATGGAAAAAATAAATGAGGGATTTTTCAATTATTTTGAATCGGTATTTGTGCTATTGGAAAATGCTACTATTGATTATGATATGGTGTTAGAAGAAGGTGATTACGTTACTTTATCGTATAAAGGGACATATGAACAGAGTCAGGAATATATACCTAAGATGATGGAGTTTATAGAGAAGAATAATTATGAAATCATAGGGAGTCCTATTGAAATATATAAGATAGATGTGCATGAGACAAGTGATGTAGAAGAGTTTATTACAGAGATACAAATACCTGTGGTAAAGTGTTAAATTTGTAGCTTATAGCAAAATATAATAATATTGACAATA is a genomic window of Clostridiisalibacter paucivorans DSM 22131 containing:
- a CDS encoding MerR family transcriptional regulator → MKDYFKIGEISKIYGIGRDSLRYYEKIGILNPDRDTNGYRMYSMQDIWKLNIVKDLRSLDFPMHIIKEYLDNRNLCSTKGLLTEEIKILDNKIKELNNLKNNIYQRLKRIEITIKSNNFYNIEILFFKERRAFELNGDISRDEEVDFLIKKLQKKHKDKFYLLGNNSIGARVSMEKINEGFFNYFESVFVLLENATIDYDMVLEEGDYVTLSYKGTYEQSQEYIPKMMEFIEKNNYEIIGSPIEIYKIDVHETSDVEEFITEIQIPVVKC
- a CDS encoding MATE family efflux transporter produces the protein MNTIKKESSKNIRKKFIKYLLPSISAMWIFSLYTIVDGIFVSRGVGPTALAAINMSMPFISFIFAISLLLSTGASTLIAIYLGKNNIDKSNKIFTQHMVTIIIVSLSILIISILNLDKLILFLGATKATFPYIKDYMKIIVLFNGFFIISYSLEVIVKTDGFPHFAIIGVSISAIMNIVLDYIFVIRLGYGISGAAYATGISQLAGSIFYIVHFIKKNSRLNFVKFKFDFSIFKRILLTGFPDCITELSSGIVIFLFNHTILTYIGEHGVIAYSIVSYINILVLNTMIGITQGMQPLSSYYYGKDDKKLVLKLFKMSFKTITIVSLATFAFVMLFTESIVSIFIDNSNKELFYYSIKVFRVFSISFLFVGFNVNISGFFASIERPLRATIISLGRGLVIITGSLYFMTHIWGAKGIWLSTTVSEIICLIMSFLILKKLIITNKKLVASN